Genomic segment of Vanacampus margaritifer isolate UIUO_Vmar chromosome 13, RoL_Vmar_1.0, whole genome shotgun sequence:
TGCATAACTTCTGCAATGCCCAAACAGAGACGGAAGATGGCCGCCAGGAAGAAGAAAGCCGAGAGCAACCCGAGACAAGTGCAGAAGGCCTCGGAGGTCTGGAACATGGAGGAGGACAGCGATGACCCGGCATGGGATGAAGAGTCAGACCTGAACAGTGTGGAGTGGAGGGCCATTCAAGAAGGTGCAAATGCGGTCGTGACTGGACTTCAGGCATCCAAGTCTCAAGAACTCTCCTCTGAAGAAAGCGAATCTGTTTTGTCCTTTATGTCGACTTCCAGCTTTACCCCCAAAGAGAAGAAATTTGCAAAGGACAAAAAGGCCAACAAACCTCTGGACTTTGCACAGCGCAAGCCAGTACCCAACTTGCCAGTGGTTTTCAGAGGCAGAACAGTCATCTACACGCCCATAAAAGAGACGGCTCCGTCGCAAATACCTCCACCCAGGAAAGTCTACACCAAAGGAGATGCTCCAAGGAACCCCGAGCTGGCTCAGCACAGATCCAAGAGCCTTCACCGATTAGGAAGACCGCAGGACATGGAGCTGCATTTGCCAAAAAGGAGCTCTACTCCGCCTCCAAGGATACCAAAGAGTTCTTCTTCTTCCGGATCATCACAAAGTTCGACACCATCCAAACACTCTCAGAAGAAGCTTGCATCGCCAACTCAGACAATGAGCAGGCCCATCCAGAAGAAGAATGGCACACCGTCAAGTAGCTCACCAGCTCGTAGTCCCCCTGAAAGAAAGGGACGCTCTCCTGTTGTTAACAAAGTTGAAAGAACACCACCTCCCAAAACCCAGAAGTCGCCAGTCAGAATCCCTTTTATGCAGAATTCTGTGAGGCCGGCCAGACCCATGTCACCTCTGGTCACCAACCAGACTACAGGTAGGCAAAATCAGGTCAGTGGGAAACGAGTCCTTCCTGCTAACCGGTCTGACCTGGTTAGGATGACATCAGCCCATTCTAGTAATGGCGAGTCAGACTCAAACGGGTTTTTCAGACAGCTGACATTCATCAAAGACTCAAAGAGTGGACTAAAACGGGACTGCTCACCACGTGTCCACATGTGCCGATCCCAGAATGGTTCTCCCCACCGGGCGGTTCCGGGGCCTTCGGCAGTCTTCCTTTGCTCATCCCGCTGCCAGGAACTGAAGGCGGCCACCCAACTCCCGAGGAAGATGCCAGGAAAAAGTGCAGGACAAGCGCCGCTGGTCCAGAGGGCTCGGGTGGGAGTTGAGAAACAGGCCGCAAGCACCTCCAGGGTGACCTCTAGACAACGGGACCTGTCAGAAAGACGTCCACCCAGGAGAACCAGCTCCGAAAGCCCCAACAGGGCAGCGCAGCGAAATACTCCGGCCAGAGTTTGGGGAGcgagacaacaacaacaacaggacAAAGAAACATTTAAACGGCACGCGTCATCTCCGAGTATAAACATCCTGAGCCGAGTGGCCAGTCGCTCGTCCCTCCGCTCGTCATCCTCCGATTCCAGCGGACGAGCCAAAAGTGAGGATGATACAAAGAAGAAAAGTCCGAGATCCCGTGTGAACGACAGGGTCACCTGGAGGAGGATCAGGGATGAAGACGTACCGCAGATCTTGAAAAGCACTCTGCCGGCCAACGCGTTGCCGCTGGCCAATTCGCCCGACGGCGCAAAGCCACCGCTGGCCAAGCTGCCGACCATTCTGCTGGCCTCTCGCAGTGTGAGCGACGCTACGGTTCAGACAGAAGACTTCTCCAGCGGCAAGCTCAACTCCAGCGCCTCTCCCGACCCGGAGCCAACCGTCCTGGAAGATGCGGCAGGACGGGGGCTACTCAGGAAGTTTGGCGCCAACGGCGGAGGGAACGTTCAAGATGGAGACTTAGACGGCACTGCGTCTTGCGGAAAACCGGACGGGCACGTGGGCGGGGCCGTCCATTTCCGCCAAGCATCTCCAAGCAAGGCGGCCAGAGTTTCTCCATTCAACTACGTCCCCAGTCCCATGGCGGCCGTGCAGGAGGCCGACCACAAGACCGAAAGCAAAAGTCAGTCCTAAATGTTTGATGAAAGACATTTTAGGCGAGTCCTGGACCTGACTTCACCTGCTGGCCTTCGCATCTTTTGCTTGTACAGTCCACCGCATCCCAGCTTGGGCAGCCAACCATCTCCATGCTACTGGAGGTCTTgaacgggggggggggcttagcaGCCTGAGCCTGGGGCTTTTAGTCAATGAACATTTTGTACTTGTTTTTCTATTTGTAGAATAATTGTGGCTTATTAGAAATGTCGCAAGTACATTGCAGAAGAACGCAGCACAGTATGCAAAACCTTTGAAGGGGGTGGGGCCAAATGTGTCCAACTCTTCTCACAACAAACACAGGCAGATGCCATCAAACAGTCTTCATTCCGACCATTCCATTAGCAACATGCTACAGGCTAACGGCTAATACGCGCAGTGATTTAGTATTTGTGCAAAAGCGTCCGTGTCAGATTAGCGTTTGCAAGTCAGGAGTTGCTGTGTTCCTCTCATcaggtttgtaaataataataataataatgatacacAAAACAATGTGCTGATGATGACGTGAAGGGATCTGAACAGACTCCAGTGTTTCCGTGTGCATTTTGTGTCCACCGATGAGCTCGTGCCATTGAAGGACGTCAAGGAAACGTCTTCCTCGTGCAAGCTGCTCACGTTTGTATGATTTCAAGCGTTGAACATGCGACGCACGTCACATTCTCGGCTCTCTTGCCAAGTCTCTCCCTCTcgtctgttagcattagcagcaAGCTAACCCCTACGTGCGAACTGGCCTCTTGTTTCTTTTCAGTCCTTTTGCTCGACAAGATGGAAGAAAGCGTGTCAGGCCGCCATGTTGCGGCAAGACGACCTCATCGACACGCAGCCGAAACTGGACGTAAAAAGTTGACGGTGTGAGAAATCGGCAGGACGCTGACGTCAGTATGTGTCATGAATTCACCAAATAAAAAGTCATAAGCGTGCATGTATTTAGCATTACTGGGATGCAGCATGGACTGTTAACTAAAGGAGCCATTTATGCATTTTGCTCACAATTTCAAAGTTCCCAAATTGTTTGCAACAAAACATTGTATGTGCCACCACCAACTCGGTGTTGTGATTAATAACCTGAATACAAGTTCCGTCCATCCGAGAGGGCTGCCATGTTGGGCAATATCGCCCTCTGCTGTTGACCAAAATTAACGTCGCTCGTGCTTGCGTTGCAAACGTCACGTGACCCCGAAACCCGTTTCGCGCTCTCCCTGTCTCTACTGCAAGAACTGCGAGTTCTAAGACAAGCTTGCAAAAATGTTCCCCGACTTGCTCACATTTTCTAGCATGCGCGGGAAGCCCACGAACCTGTTGACGTGGTTTGGCCACATGACGTTGCGTGCGAGAGCAGTTGCGACCGAAATACTTCTTGCGTAACGCTCAAGACGACATGAACGGCTTCGCCATACAAGTTGCACATTTCACATGCTTTGGCCCAGTTTAGAAATGAGCACGACTCAAGAAACCTTTGACAATAGTGACAACACTTTGCACAAATTCATACACAGCTCAGAAATAACAGCACTTATTTTGCCACCTGCCGCACATTGTGTGaatacaaaatggctgactcaaCCTGCCACTTGAGCTCGCAGATCCTTCTGGTGTAATGCAGCGACATCCACTTGAGGCTCTCGATAGTGTGACATTTGTCAAAGAAACAAGATAAGGAACCCGTACGACACTTGCAATGCATTTGCCTCAGTTTTCAAGAAAAGCAAAAGAATGTGCATCTTTTTGCAAATGATGTAACTTCATTTGGCTCACATAACGACAAAGACGTTTTCCCGTTGAAAACACAAAGATCAAATCAGTCTGCTTTTATGGACAAACACAGAAGTGCGAGATATTTACTGTTGgcaggatttggacaatttggtGTCAAAGCAAGGCCTCGAAATCATTCATCAATTTCACAAAATAATTGTTGATGAATTCGGTCATCAATCAGTTGATGAATTTTGCAGGATGGTTTGCATGTGCAAGCATCCTTCAGCCACCAGGGGGCGTCCGGTCGTCAAACACTTGCCATCAAAAGTCTTGCAGTCAACTTGTGAGGTCAAAAGTTGAAGACGTAGCTCCACTTGGAACAGTCAGCAAAGTTCACCTTTGACCTCAGCCACTTTGCGGTCCAGTTGCTGACCGGCCGCCCTCAGCTGGTCCCGCTGGCGCGTCAGGAGCGACTCCACTTCCTGCAGTTGCCGCGTGACGTCAGCGTGACGCCGACATTGCCGGAAGGTCCGCTCCGCCTCGCCCGCTGACGACACAACAAAGCAACAAAGCAACGTCAATCACAGTCCCAGTGACTGGACCAAGACGCCGTAAAGTAACGCGTTTGTGTAATGTTTACAATTTGTTCATGTCATCTCTTTACAATGGTTCAATAAAGTTATGAGGGGGaaaaagaccctgtaaagtccACTTTGTTGAAGGGAGTGCTGAAAACTATGTAGCACTCAATTGTGAAGACGTGTTTTGCACTTCAGTTTcgtgcacttttattttttagattttctaGGAAGGCTGTAAAAGTGATCAGTTGAAAAAGTAAACAATGGCAGACATTTCTATTCATAAAATGTTGTATATTGATAGGTGTCTGTTTCACAATTATTGTGACAAATCATTCACGTGCTCTTGTCGTCGCATATATTATGACATTTTACACATGATTTAAGGGTATTTGGAGGAAATGTGTTATTTGTGAAGCGGTGTTCGCATTCATATCAGTAGCGTTGACTTTGAAAAAGGTTGGTGAGGCCTGATGCGGGTGAGTCACGTGCGAGCCTCacgttgtgtttgttgttgttgttgttgttgcggcTGCAGGATGGCGAAGACCGGGTCGTCGGGCTCGGCGCCGCTGACGTCCTCCAGGATGCGATCCACGCTGGGCGGCGAGGGTCTGCTGGGCAGGACCACCCGCTTCTTGCTTTTCAAGCTGACGTTCATGACCGCGTAGAAGACGACGAGGAGGATGACGAGACGATCGGCCCGCCCACACGCGGCGTTTACTACTTGCTTTGACGGtcgatgaggaggaggaagtccGGCAAGGCTCAACAGCATGTCACATTTGACCGCCTCGTGCATCCAGGACGCCTCGAGTACCGACTAGCGATTTTCAAATGAGCGTGTTACCTTTTCTGAATTTGGCACTCCAAGTGACGTCACTGTTCATTTACGTGCGTTCTCCCGTCCGATTCACTTGCATTCCACTTGAAAGTTCACTTGTAAATGAGTCCACTTTCAGGCCAAATGATGAGCAGTTTTGAGGTCGTTTCAAACATGCAACGTCGCAGAACTTCTTCTTCGGTCATTATTTGACTGTCACGCTCATTTTGGGTTTGTTTGGCGCCACCTGTCGTCTTGGACGTTTGGTCCGCGATTGAATAGATCAGGAAacatttcttttgtattttatacttttttctttctttctttcttttttaatgaatgtctTTGTtagcaaacatttttcgacTGCCTTGGCATCACTAAAGATGCCAAAGCATCTAAAGCAGAGTGCGGGTCGCTCTGTGACGTCTTAACCATGCGCCGGTAAACTCAACTGTTGCTTGCTAGTAGCTACGCTTTGCCGAGCGGAAGAAGGAAGGAGTGTCTgtcaatacagcaggaacagcaACGGCAAACTGAGCAAAGTCAACATTACTCTCACCAGACCGCGTCTCAAGCGTTCCCACATTTGGTAAGACAGACAATTGTCTACTTTTTCATTTTCCCCTGGACGGTGTGACAACCACATGCGCTCAATTAGCCTCTTAGCTGCTAGCTTCGCGTGTGGCCTTGctagcttgtttgtttgtttgcttgcttgtGTAGACAACATGATAACAATGAATCCTATTTCTTTTTCGAGCACAACATTTGCCACCAACCTTCCAATATTCGGCGAACGTCACAACGCTAGCATTTGTCAAACGCCGGCTTCAGGAAGGCGGTTGTTGCTTTCTGTCAGGTTCGAATTCTAGTAAGTTGCTGTGTTGCATTTTGTCGCGGTCtgtgtttaaaactgtaaagTCGACGTTAgcagattgattttttttaaatggacgaTTTCAGTGACCTCAGTCCAGTGAAAATACTGATAAAGTCATGAATCTGTAAAAACGGTgcatgcactttaaaaaaaacaaacaaaaacaaggaccAGTGGGGGACTGGTCAAGATTTTATGGGCAAACTTCTTGTTAATCTTGAGTTTTAAACACCCATAACATGTTGGGTTGCGCTGGGAGGGCGCGATTACCCGAGTAATCGATAGGACAATCAATTCTAAAAGTGCCAGCCTGGCCATATATTCAAGTGCAAGGATTCTGTTCAGCCGGATTACGATTCGATTCGTTGTGTCCGAACTGtagtatttgttttgttaactAACAAGGAACGACAACATGTCTAAGCGAACGCTCAAAAGGTCAACGATTCAAGGTCATTTAATCCAAAGAAACAACAAAGCCGGAAGACGATTGGATGCCAACGTGGATTCATTCGAACTGCATTTTAAAATGCCAATATTTGAGTCACTGAATTCAAGACGGATTTTTCCTTTCTGTTATCACGACAGACTTAGCAGTCGTACATATGTgacctgtgtgtatgtgtgtttgtttgttggcgCGCTAGCTGCCAAAGTTGATGCCGAGTGCTTGCGCGGCGTCCGCCTGTGCCGCCATGACCGACAACAAGCGTC
This window contains:
- the c13h19orf25 gene encoding UPF0449 protein C19orf25 homolog isoform X3; amino-acid sequence: MHEAVKCDMLLSLAGLPPPHRPSKQVVNAACGRADRLVILLVVFYAVMNVSLKSKKRVVLPSRPSPPSVDRILEDVSGAEPDDPVFAILQPQQQQQQQTQPGEAERTFRQCRRHADVTRQLQEVESLLTRQRDQLRAAGQQLDRKVAEVKGELC
- the c13h19orf25 gene encoding UPF0449 protein C19orf25 homolog isoform X4, translating into MHEAVKCDMLLSLAGLPPPHRPSKQVVNAACGRADRLVILLVVFYAVMNVSLKSKKRVVLPSRPSPPSVDRILEDVSGAEPDDPVFAILQPQQQQQQQTQPGEAERTFRQCRRHADVTRQLQEVESLLTRQRDQLRAAGQQLDRKVAEVKG